GGCGCAACACTGCGTCGTGCGGGGAGAAGGCATGCTCGGACGGTGGTCTGTGACGGCACGTCAGCGCCATCTGATGTCCTCTCTCACGGTTGGGCGGATCGATGGACGAGCCGACGAGCGAGTCGCCCCCGCGCTTGCCGACAGCGAGCCCTGGGCCGACAGGCGCAGTCCGCGCCCCTGGGCGGTTGGGTGGCGACACCGTTCCCCGGGGCGCGGAATCTGCATGCTAAGCAGACAAAATGCATAAAGCTGGCACGCCTTGCGAGGGGTTCACGCAAGAGGCGGTACGGGAGCGACCGTCTGCGCGCAGGACTCTCGGTCGATGTCGGGGCCGAGACACGACAAACGCCGCCGGCGAACGCCTGCGGCGGGTAAGGGGTGGTCGGAGCGGATACGGTGCTCAGCGGGCGGCTTCCACGGACACGTCGGTCGCCACGCGTTCACGTACGGGCGGGTGGTCGACGTGGAAGGCCCGGCCGATGACCGGTTGGGCCGCGATGGCGGCCGCTGCTTGTGCGGGCTGTGCCGATGACCTTGGACCCCTGAGGGGAGAGGTCAGCGCCGAGCCGAATCGGACCAGCAACTCGATCACCGGCATCACCGCCCGGCACGCGACCGTCAGGCTTGGTCTTCGGGCTGACCCTGCCCCTCACGCTGGTCTTGGCCTACACGCCGGTCTTGGCCTTCACGCTGATCTTGGCCCTCGTGCCGGCCTCGGTCTCCATGCTGAGAAGTGCAGTGGCCCCGCCGCTCCTGGGTGACCTCGGGTCCGAACGTGATAGCCCATAGGACGTTTTGGAGGCCCTGCATCTGCGGGCGACTCATTTCGCATGTGGATTCAGCCCTCTCGCCGCCAGATGAAGGAGCGGATTGGGCCACGGCCGGTGCGGCGGAGGTCATAGCTGCTGCGAGGCTGATGAGGGCTGCTGCTGCCGAATGCGCGAGGGATCGGTGCAGACAGCTCGATCGCGGAGTTTTCATGATCACACCCTGGATGGAGGGAGTGCCCAGGAGGAAGGCTGACAGTCCCTTGGGCAGGCAACTTCACCCGATCGTCTGACTTTTCGTTGACCTCATCGTCAATCAGCGGGTGGAGCGCCCGACCTGAGGCGCGCGGATACCGAAAAGGCTTTCCCGCGGGGTTGACGACGGCCGACGCGGCAGTCACCTTTCAACAGTGCGCGATATGGGAGCGCTCCCAACCCTGGTGGAGTCGCTTCCGCTTCCTGCTCGACCGTCCACCACCAGCAAAGGATGGCCACATGCAGACGCCTCGTCATTGGTCCCGAAGGACTTTGGTCACGGCCGCCGCCGCGGGCCTCGTCACCGCAGTCGCCTCCCCCTCACAGGCATCCGGCGCGCGGGACCGGTTCCACACGCCGGGCCGCATCAAGAGGACCGCCCATGGGTCTGTGCAGTACACCTGGCCCGGCATCTACTTCGAGGGGCGCTTCCGCGGTACGGGTGTCGGCATCGTCCTCGACGACGCCGACAACGACTACGACGTGCAGATCGACGGAACAACCCGCGCGACCCTGGTGACCCCGGGTCAGAACACCTTCTGGATCGACGATCTCCGCGACACCGGTCACACCGTACGGCTCGTCAAACGCACGGAAAGCCCATGGGCCGCAGGCCGGTTCGGCGGGTTCGTCGCCGCTCCCGGAGGCGCCATCCTGGCCAGACCCCGGGCCCGGAGCCGGCAGATCGAGTTCATCGGTGACTCCTTCACCGCCGGCTACGGCAATGCCTCCGGAACGCGCGACTGTTCGAACATCGGCGGAGTCAACCGGAACAGCAACGCCGACCTCGCCTTCGGCGCCCTCACCGCCCGGAGCCTGGACGCCGACTATCAGATCAACGCCTTCTCCGGCCTCGGCATGGTCCGCAACTACAACGGCAGCAGCCCCGACACCGACTTTCGCACTTACTACGACCGGGCCTTGCTGAACGTCGACGGCGACGTCTGGCCGACACCGCACACCTGGCGACCTCAGGTCGTCGTGGTCGGCCTGGGCATCAACGACTTCTCGACCCCTCTGAACCCGGGCGAGCGCTGGACCACGGAGGAGGCCCTCGTCGCCGCCTACGAGACCGCCTACCAAGGCTTCCTCACCAAGCTGCGCGCCCGGTACGGGCCCAAGACGTTCATCGTGGTCAGCGCCACCCGCGTCTCCCGCACCACCGCCTTCGCCCAGGCCACGCTGCGGATCGTCCAGGAACGCAACCGACGGGGCGACAGCCGGGTCCGCCACTGGTACTACGACGATCCCGCCCTGGATCTCCTCGGCTGCGACTGGCACCCCTCGCTCAAGGACCACCGGATCATCTCCGGCCTGCTCAACGACTGTCTCGCCGCCCTTCCGCTGCGCTGGTAGGCGGTCTCGGGCTCATGTCCTACGGCCGGTTGCCGCTCTCGGGTGTGGCGTCGCCCGTGTTGGGGACCGCCGACGGCTCGACGGACGGTGTCGGTGTCACCGAGGGCGCGCGAGTGGAAGGGGCCGGGCTGGGCGCGGTGCTGGGGCTGCCGGTCCCTGTCTCGGCGGGGCGAGGAGTGGAGGCCTCGGATGGTACCGGCGGGGCGGAGTCGGCCGACGGGCTGCTCACGGGAGGCGGGCTGCTCATGGGGGGCGGGGCCAGTGGGATCGTCGGGGACGCGGGTGCCTCGTGTGTCGCCAGGCGCAGGGGCAGTGCGACGAGGGCGGCGACGGCGCAGGCCGCGCCGACTCCGGCCGCCGTACGGAGCAGGCGGCGGCGCGCCGCGGCGCGCCGGATCGCCGTGTAGCGGCCGGGGGGCGGGCCGAGGTGGTCGGAGGGGGGACGCAGGATGACGGCGAGGGGGTCGTCGGGCTCGAAGTCCGGGCCTTCGTCAGAGTGTGTGATCAAGGCTTCTCCTCAAGTGGGCGCGGAGCAGTTCGCGGGCCGCGTGGAGGTCGGCCTTGATGGTTCCTTCCTTGCGCCCGGTCAGCACGGACACCTCCCGGATCGGCATGTCAGCGTAGTAGTGCAGCAGGATCGGGACGCGCAGCCGTTCCGGCAGGGACTGCACGAGCAGACGGACCGAGGGGTCGGCCTGTTCCGCCTGTTCGGCTTGCGGGCGGACGGTGGCTTCGACGGTGGCCCGGTGGACGGCTCTGCGCTCGCGTTCGAGCTTGCGCCAGTGGTCCCGGACGAGATTGGCCGCGGTGACGTAGAGGAAGCCCTGGGGCTCCGCGACGGATGTCCAGCGGGCCCAGAGCCGGGTGAACGCCTCCGAGGCGATCTCGTGGGCCGTCTCGTCGTCGTCGACGAGACGTCGGCACCAGCCGGCGAGGCGCGGGTAGAGGGCGGCGAACAGTTCGGACGCTGCCTTCTCGCGGGACCGTTTCAACGCTCTCCATGGTCGTGATGTCGTAAGGGGGCACTCGTAGGGGAAAGAGCCCGGGCCGTCGGAGTACGTTCCGTCGGCCCGGGCTCCGGGCGGCTGGTCAGGGGCTCGCCGAGTTCAGGCTGGCGAAGACGATCACGTTGTCGCGGTAGTCGTCACCGGTGCGGGGGCCACCGCATGTGATCAGCCGCACCTCGGGACGGCCCACGTTCCCGTAGACCGCGTCCGCCGGGAAGTCGGCCTTGGAGACCGTCCGTACGGCGTCGACGGCGAACGTCGCCGTCGTGCCGTTCTCCAGGCGCGCCACGATCCGCTCGCCCCGCCGCAACCGCGCGAGGTGACGGAAGACCCCGTCCCCGTAGGCGCCGACCGTGACATGGCCGAGGATCACCGACGGGCCGGTCTGACCCGGCGTCGGCGAGTGCCGGTACCAGCCCGCGCGGTCGTGCGCCGTGATCGGGGGCACCTGCGCGCTGCCGTCCGCGGCCAACCCCAGCTGCATGACCGGGGTGTCGACCCCGATGGCCGGAATCCGCAACCGGACCGGGACCGAACGACCAAGGGTGCGCGCCGTGTTCGCGGAGGACCGCGAAGGCCGTGGCGTGGCCGCGGTGGGCGGCGTTGGCGTGCTCGCGGGATGTGCGGTCGTGCCTCGGTCGTCGCCGGTCCGGTGGCCGCCGCAGCTCACGAGCAGTGAAGCCGCCCCGGCGGTGACGAAGGCCCGCCTGGAGAGCGGTGTCATGCCCCGGTCGCCCTTCGGCGCCGTACGAGAAAGACCGCCGCGCCGCCTCCGACCAGCACCGCGGCGGCACCCCCGGCGACCAGCCCGGCCTCGTTCCCTCCGGAGTTCGCCGGCACCGGCGCCACACCGGTGTCCGGCGCGCCACTGGGCACGACGGAGACCTGGCCCGGCGTCGGCGACCCGCTCGGTGCGCCGCTCGGCACCGGGGTCGGGGCAGCTTCGGCGGGGGCCTCGCTCGGTTCCGTGGCCGCCGGGACCGGAGTCGGTGCCGTGGAGGCTGGTACCGGGCTCGGCCCGTCGGCGAACGCGGGGACCGCGCTCGCCAACACGGCGGTACACGCGAGTGCCGTGGCACTGAGGACAGTTCGACGCATGAAACGCTCTCTCTCGTCGGTCCGCCCACCCGGTGACGCGGCGGGCTGCGTTACAGATCGAGCGGAGAGACGAGGCAGCAGCGGTACCGGTTGTAAAGAGATGGCAAAGTCGCCATGCGATGCACAGGTGCCTCACCGACCTCACAACCTCTACGCATGAGGACGT
The nucleotide sequence above comes from Streptomyces sp. NL15-2K. Encoded proteins:
- a CDS encoding SGNH/GDSL hydrolase family protein, which encodes MQTPRHWSRRTLVTAAAAGLVTAVASPSQASGARDRFHTPGRIKRTAHGSVQYTWPGIYFEGRFRGTGVGIVLDDADNDYDVQIDGTTRATLVTPGQNTFWIDDLRDTGHTVRLVKRTESPWAAGRFGGFVAAPGGAILARPRARSRQIEFIGDSFTAGYGNASGTRDCSNIGGVNRNSNADLAFGALTARSLDADYQINAFSGLGMVRNYNGSSPDTDFRTYYDRALLNVDGDVWPTPHTWRPQVVVVGLGINDFSTPLNPGERWTTEEALVAAYETAYQGFLTKLRARYGPKTFIVVSATRVSRTTAFAQATLRIVQERNRRGDSRVRHWYYDDPALDLLGCDWHPSLKDHRIISGLLNDCLAALPLRW
- a CDS encoding RNA polymerase sigma factor, giving the protein MKRSREKAASELFAALYPRLAGWCRRLVDDDETAHEIASEAFTRLWARWTSVAEPQGFLYVTAANLVRDHWRKLERERRAVHRATVEATVRPQAEQAEQADPSVRLLVQSLPERLRVPILLHYYADMPIREVSVLTGRKEGTIKADLHAARELLRAHLRRSLDHTL
- a CDS encoding class F sortase, with the protein product MTPLSRRAFVTAGAASLLVSCGGHRTGDDRGTTAHPASTPTPPTAATPRPSRSSANTARTLGRSVPVRLRIPAIGVDTPVMQLGLAADGSAQVPPITAHDRAGWYRHSPTPGQTGPSVILGHVTVGAYGDGVFRHLARLRRGERIVARLENGTTATFAVDAVRTVSKADFPADAVYGNVGRPEVRLITCGGPRTGDDYRDNVIVFASLNSASP
- a CDS encoding Tat pathway signal sequence domain protein, with the protein product MRRTVLSATALACTAVLASAVPAFADGPSPVPASTAPTPVPAATEPSEAPAEAAPTPVPSGAPSGSPTPGQVSVVPSGAPDTGVAPVPANSGGNEAGLVAGGAAAVLVGGGAAVFLVRRRRATGA